A window of Hevea brasiliensis isolate MT/VB/25A 57/8 unplaced genomic scaffold, ASM3005281v1 Scaf7, whole genome shotgun sequence genomic DNA:
TGGATGTAGCCACGACAATGAATGTACTTCAACCCCTGAAGAACGTCTCTTGAATAATACTTAACATCAGAATCAGCCAACCCAAAACCAGATAATCTTATTTGTCGTTCTAAACTAAGTCCCGAACAGTACTCCAAGAGTAAGTTATATACTTTCACCCCATTAGCCATATGCGTGACTTCGTCTCCATAACAACGAACCACGTACGGACTGGAAGTAAGATCACAGAGAACTTGTTTCTCATGCTTTAATGAAGATGATTGATCCATAATTGCAGATTTGACTGCCATTTGAGGAGGAAGATGAGTTCCCTGATTGACGGTTGTTCTTGTTTTAGCATAAAAGACAGAACCAAATCCTCCTTTGCCAAGCAAGCAAACTCGAACCCATGAAAGCCCATGAGAGGCTTCCAAAGTTGTAGCCGTTTCGAAACAAACGACTGGAGTCTTCTTTTTCCTCTTAAAAGCGTTGCGTCGCTTGATCATTTCGTACCATTTAGAATCATGTTTTGGCTTCCTAGGAGcagaagaggaggaggaggataTGACCACCACGGAGATGATGGCTGCCATGGTTGAAGAAAACATTAGTTGTTTGCAACCGAAAAGTTGTGTTTCTTGAAGAGAAATGTGGAATTGGAGATTACTATTAGCAGCTTAAGGGTTGTGTTTCTTGAGAAGAGATATGGAATTGGAGATTACTACTGCCAATAGCTTAAGCTAGGATTGCGAATTTACTTAGGGAGATGTTTGGATAGATTGGGTGAGGGAAGGGAAATGTAAGTAATGAGAGGATAAGAAATGATAAGGAATAGGAAGGGTAAAAAatgttataataaaaaaaaaaatcttatgttTAGGAATGGGTGAATTAATAGAAAGATAAGGAGGGATaatgtatatttttttatatttgggAAGAGGTGAAAGAGGGGTAAATTTAAGAGGGtgcataaataaaaatatttataactcTTATTTCTTCCTCGTTACCTCTCATGGGGATGtaagaaaaattgagatttgagggACAAGAGAGGATAGAGGATAAGGTAACCCTTACTTACCCTTATCCTCCATTAGCTCACCTCTTTCCAAACACAGGGGTAAAAGAGTTAATTACCCCTTCTTATCTTTATTTATCCCTCCCTTGCCCTCATCCAAATAAATCCTTAGATGTAATCTTCAAGTCGATCCATGTGTCAAGTTCTTTTATCGGGTTGTGTTTTGATTTCAGATAGCACATTCTTCAAGCTTATCTCTCAAGCTTAAGACACCGAAAATAGTAGCCGCGTTTTGCAGGCAAGCAAAGAAGAGAATAAACCGATCAAAGTAAAACCAAGTTAGAGTTGGAGTTGGCTCTCCAAGGATTGAACTAGTTCTCTCTCACTAAATCCAAcacttattaataaaataaaagatatattGAAATTACTAAATTTTATTAAACAAAATATTAACATAATTTAACAAATTTCTATGCAATAGGtttttacaataaaaaaatataaaatttttaagatAGTTATAATAAAAAACAATAGTTAACTTTGAATATTACACCacagaaaatttatttattatttagaaaaaaaattaaatcaaaattatatTTTCATACTATTTAATTTAACCCATTGAATCATCATGAGAATGTGTTATTCAATTTTGCATATTTAAGCTTATGCTACgctcattatttttaatttatataacactcttaattcatgtttaaaaaTACCAAATAAATtcgattaaatattttataaacttgTTAATATATTTAGAACCTAAATTACTTTGACATTTGTAGTATTAAAACAACTCaatgtaatattttaaaattaatgtaaaatttatctattacaaGCAAGTTGTGAAGACATCAATTTACAAAACagcatttaatttaattaaggtTAATTCTTTCTTTAAAAAAAACTGTTTTGATATtcaaacttttaaaatttttaatatacgtattatttttaatttttttacattttaaaaaaatacattaatCAATCCATTTAAACCAGAGTGGCAGAAGCTTGACAAATGTGGATGCtgcttgaatttatttcttttatttattttttatgtcaATATGATTCTTGGTGTGTTAAAATGGTCGTTTGTTTTTCTCTTCACAACTTTGTTGGGTTGAGAATGCCTTTATTCCCAGATGATCTGAAAACTCTGCTGAAAGAACAATGTGATTCGACCAATCTTATAATGATTCTCACATCATAAACAGTATCAGTACTGTTGTAATTCCTGACTAAGAGATCTAAAGCAGAACATTGCTCCAACATCAATGCTATTCTTCGTTTCAGCTTATTTAACAGTTCAAACTTAATTCTTATCACCATTCCCAATTTGAGAGGGTGAAACAAAACATTACAGGAAACTGAATTTTTCTCCTTAGGAAGTACCTTAATCAAACTTTTTGTAATAACTCTTAGTAACTGGTGTGTAGGATGTTTTGGCAGATTATGCGGTCCAGAAGGAATTTGAGAAAGCCATTTTGCTGTCTAGTGAGCTATGCATGATCAACAAGTTGTGATCTTATCATCCCTTTTCTTTTAATTGATTCAATGACTTCAAAAAAATGATCTATTCGAAGAACAGAAACATCTTCAACCTACCAATTCTCGGCTACACATATACGTTGTGAATTTTCTGTATTATTTGCTCGAGCATTAAAGCACAATGAGTTTGTTAATGATAGTTTTAACGttaataatacttataaaaaacaagtaattaatgcaaaattttttaattcctaattttttttatattattaaaaataaatcctTAAGGTATTTATACTGAAACATTCATAAACTTAATTGATTAcagttaaaaataaaatactgactcaataaataaataaaaattaaaaaggttTAACCATTTAAAGGTTAAAATAGCTCAATCCAAGGTAACATTGAAGCAGTGAATTTAAAAACCATTGAAGATTTAAAAACCATCAACGTAGTTCTTATTactgatttttaattttattagggTTTCCTTTTGGATTAGCAGCAATTTTTCATAAGTGAAACAAAAAAGAAATTGACACTTGAGATGATATTTTAAAATAgtgtatttttttatatattgattATGTGATAAAATTAGATGATATTTAAAATATACACTATTTTTTAAAGCTATCATTGGAAAAATTAGAACAAATAAAAGGGAAAATGATGGGGAAAATCAACTAAATTTACATTTTATCAGAGATCTTGAGGGAACACTAGCTTGTGATGAGGGGATGATACATGAAGAGGCTAGAAGTACAGTGAAAAACAACACGAAAGCAAAATTGTCAACATATTACATTCCATGCCTATTTGCAGATATTAGAGTTTCTCCACCCCTAGTTCACAGAGAGGAATGGATGCTCTAGTAAGCAATCAGCAGACCATCTATGAGCAGCAGTACGAACAAAACATCGGCTCAGAAAATCCTTTGCATCTTCTGATACATTACTGGGTATTTGAGGCAGTTCATCTGTATATCCAATCACCCACAGAAGATCTTCAACTTCTGAATACTCCCAGGCTGGTTTTCCAGTTAGCATCTCCAACACAGCACATCCAAAGGCCCAAATGTCTGTAGCATACTCAATCTTTTTTTCTCTCACCAATTCTGGAGACATATATCTGGTTGTGCCCCTCAAATCATGGCACTCTTCATTCACTGCCTCAGCCAATCCGAAGTCCGCAAGCTTTGCTACAAAAGTTCCCTTCCTTTCTCCATTACCAGGCACCAGCAAAATGTTGTCCGGCTTGATATCGCAATGGATGTAGCCACGACAATGAATGTACTTCAACCCCTGAAGAACGTCTCTTGAATAATACTTAACATCAGAATCAGCCAACCCAAAACCAGATAATCTTATTTGTCGTTCTAAACTAAGTCCCGAACAGTACTCCAAGAGTAAGTTATATACTTTCACCCCATTAGCCATATGCGTGACTTCGTCTCCATAACAACGAACCACGTACGGACTGGAAGTAAGATCACAGAGAACTTGTTTCTCATGCTTTAATGAAGATGATTGATCCATAATTGCAGATTTGACTGCCATTTGAGGAGGAAGATGAGTTCCCTGATTGACGGTTGTTCTTGTTTTAGCATAAAAGACAGAACCAAATCCTCCTTTGCCAAGCAAGCAAACTCGAACCCATGAAAGCCCATGAGAGGCTTCCAAAGTTGTAGCCGTTTCGAAACAAACGACTGGAGTCTTCTTTTTCCTCTTAAAAGCATTGCGTCGCTTGATCATTTCGTACCATTTAGAATCATGTTTTGGCTTCCTAGGAGcagaagaggaggaggaggataTGACCACCACGGAGATGATGGCTGCCATGGTTGAAGAAAACATTAGTTGTTTGCAACCGAAAAGTTGTGTTTCTTGAAGAGAAATGTGGAATTGGAGATTACTATTAGTAGCTTAAGGGTTGTGTTTCTTGAGAAGAGATATGGAATTGGAGATTACTACTGCCAATAGCTTAAGCTAGGATTGCGAATTTACTTAGGGAGACGTTTGGATAGATTGAGGGGTGAGGGAAATGTAAGTAATGAGAGGATAAGAAATGATAAGGAATAGGAAGGGTAAAAAatgttataataaaaaaaaaatcttatgttTAGGAATGGGTGAATTAATAGAAAGATAAGGAGGGATaatgtatatttttttatatttgggAAGAGGTGAAAGAGGGGTAAATTTAAGAGGGtgcataaataaaaatatttataactcTTATTTCTTCCTCGTTACCTCTCATGGGGATGtaagaaaaattgagatttgagggACAAGAGAGGATAAGGTAACCCTTACTTACCCTTATCCTCCATTAGCTCACCAATCTTATAATAATTCTCACATCATAAACAGTATCAGTATTGTTGTAATTCCTGACTAAGAGATCTAAAGTAGAACATTGCTCCAACATAAGTGCTATTCTTTGTTCCAGCTTATTTAACAGTTCAAACTTAATTCTCATCACCATTCCCAACTTGAGAGGGTGAAGCAAAACATTACAGGAAACTGAGTTTTTCTCCTCAGGAAGTACATTGATCAAACTTTATGTTGTAACTCTTAGTAACTGGTGCGTAGGATGTTTTGGCAAATTATGCGATCCAGAAGGAATTTGAGAAAGCCATTTTGCTGTCTAGTGAGCTATGCATGATCAACAAGTTGTGATCTTATCATCCCTTTTCTTTGAATTGATTCAATGACTTCAAGAAAATGATCTATTGGAAGAACATAAACATCTTCAACCTACCAATTCTCGGCTACACATCTACGTTGTGAATTTTCTGTATTATTTGCTCGAGCATTAAAACACAATGAATTTGTTAATGATAGTTTTAACGttaataatacttataaaaaataagtaattaatgcaaaattttttaattcctaatttttttatattattaaaaataaatctttaaGGTATTTATACTGAAACATTCATAAACTTAATTGATTAATGTTAAAAACAAAATACTgactcaataaataaataaaaattgataaGGTTTAACTATTTAAGGGTTAAAATAGCTCAGTCCAAGGTAACACTGAAGCAATGAATTTAAAAACTATTCAAGATTTAAAAACCATCAACGTAGTTCTTATTactgatttttaattttattagggTTTCCTTTGGATTAGCAGCAATTTTTCATAAGTGAAACAAAAAAGAAATGTGGAATTGTAGATTACTACCGGTAGCTTAAGGGTTGTGTTTCTTGAGAAGAGATATGGAATTGGAGATTACTACTGCCAATAGCTTAAGCTAGGATTGCGAATTTACTTAGGGTCTGTTTGGATAGATTGAGGGGTGAGGGAAGTGTAAGTAATGGGAGGATAAGAAAGgataaggaagaggaagggtaaaaaagtttataataaaaaaaaaaatcttatgttTAGGAATTGGTGAATTACTAGAAAGATAAGGAGGGATAatgtatattttttatgaaaGAGTG
This region includes:
- the LOC110660339 gene encoding mitogen-activated protein kinase kinase kinase 20-like, whose translation is MAAIISVVVISSSSSSAPRKPKHDSKWYEMIKRRNAFKRKKKTPVVCFETATTLEASHGLSWVRVCLLGKGGFGSVFYAKTRTTVNQGTHLPPQMAVKSAIMDQSSSLKHEKQVLCDLTSSPYVVRCYGDEVTHMANGVKVYNLLLEYCSGLSLERQIRLSGFGLADSDVKYYSRDVLQGLKYIHCRGYIHCDIKPDNILLVPGNGERKGTFVAKLADFGLAEAVNEECHDLRGTTRYMSPELVREKKIEYATDIWAFGCAVLEMLTGKPAWEYSEVEDLLWVIGYTDELPQIPSNVSEDAKDFLSRCFVRTAAHRWSADCLLEHPFLSVN
- the LOC110660327 gene encoding mitogen-activated protein kinase kinase kinase 20-like, producing MIKRRNAFKRKKKTPVVCFETATTLEASHGLSWVRVCLLGKGGFGSVFYAKTRTTVNQGTHLPPQMAVKSAIMDQSSSLKHEKQVLCDLTSSPYVVRCYGDEVTHMANGVKVYNLLLEYCSGLSLERQIRLSGFGLADSDVKYYSRDVLQGLKYIHCRGYIHCDIKPDNILLVPGNGERKGTFVAKLADFGLAEAVNEECHDLRGTTRYMSPELVREKKIEYATDIWAFGCAVLEMLTGKPAWEYSEVEDLLWVIGYTDELPQIPSNVSEDAKDFLSRCFVRTAAHRWSADCLLEHPFLSVN